The Solanum lycopersicum chromosome 8, SLM_r2.1 DNA segment GAGTATGGGAAAGAACCCAGTTTAtcataagagaacaaagcacATTGATGTCAGACATCATTTTTGAGAGATCATGTTGAGAAGGGCAATATTGTGCTCACATACTGTCCAACGGAGGAACAGATTGCAGACATCTTTACCAAGGCTTTGagcaaggatcaatttgagagaaatcgATTAAATTTGGGGATGTTGATCTCCAAGTGATGCTTTTAGCCTCCAACAGTAAAACTCTTTTGATGGTTAGAATTGCagtgcaggtatcctttgtgtgaattttaaatatctgaACAAGATCACTTTTGTATCTTTCGTAGGTATACTCTCAATAGGGACCTGCTCAGCAAAAGAAGAGACTAGAACAATTAAGGAATGAAGTTAAACTCTATCATGGTACCTGGTACCTGTCCAGGTTAGcatttttacattaaatttaaactaaaaatttgaCGTTGAAAATGCCACGTGTCAGTCATCGGTTACTCTGACCGATCAGTCCAATCGTTTCTCCCTCAAATGATGCATCTAATCAAGGATCTGGCACCCTTTCACTTCTTTTAAAAAggcctttttctttttggaactcTCATCTGTCTCTTAactttatctctctttttttatcaaaaggCTTATCAAATTCAAAGGCAAAATCTATCCTCTTCTTCCCCTTGTTGCTTTTCAACGAAACCTTCCAGTATCACAAACATgtcttcctcttcatcttcttctaagAAAATTTTGGATGCCCTTAGTGAAATTGAGCCCCTTACATTCTATTCTCCAACAACTGCTCAAACCAGACTTCCTCCCCCACCCAGTCCTCCACAAAATACTCTTGATAACCCTTTCTTCTCCATAGATCTAAACACTTCTGCAGTGCCCACTGGACCTGGTCCATGTGAAGACATGTTGCCTGAGAACATGTTTGAAGGAGATCTACCAAAACATAGGGCTTCCGAGTCTAATATTCTGGCAGCGAGTGAGGAACTCGTGATTGAAAGTCTGGCAATGATGCGAGAAGAGGCCAGAGCAGAAAACACTGATGTCCTGGAAGGAGAAGAGGTCAGGCCTTCTCAACCCATTTTCGATAAAACCCCCGATTTGGGGCGGTACTCCTCTTTCTCTTCATCTAAATCTGCAAGTGAGGAAGTACCATTAAAATGGAAGGTTGAGAgtcgaaaagggaaagaaaagttCGTGGAGGAGACTCCTAAGAGACGACCTAATACAAGGTCTGCTGCACAAAAATTGATGGTAGATGCCTTGAAGGCAAGCGCACGCTCTGCTGCTACAATCAGAAGTGCACGAACcttcaaggtatcaaattttaggatacctaaagaaaaattggttgagttgtctggagaagaggttgaaaagaaaaataacaagaagaagtcagaaaaaaaaagggaaagggttacaaagaaggttgaaaagtcacagtcaaaagggaagagatctgagaaaaagagaaagcggACACAGGGACCTGGTCCTCAATCCAGGAAAGTTGAGAATGTCAACTTGTAGGAAGTAGTTGACAGTCTGAGGAAACAAGCAGTTCTCGCTGGAAGAGTGTTTGATATGGGGATTATTACTCTTCCGGGCATGGATTCTCTGCATGACATGGTGGAGATCCAATCTTGGCTACACCTGTTCAACAAGAAATCCCCGATCCTCCATGAAGAAGAGGTTCGTGAATTCTATTACAATGTTCAATTCATGGAAGATGGGAGTCTCCTCACACGTGTGAACAATATTGCTATTTCTTTGAATGAGGTGGTGTTGGGAAGAATCCTCAGAGTGCCTACAGAGGGGACCTGGTTCGTGCTGAACAAAACTTGCTCTTCAGAATTTGCCTCCATGATTTCTAAGACTCTCACATCTAAGGTTGCTGGGatctataagaaaattatgaagagtgAGCATCAGCTGGTCTTCGAGTTCGTCAACAAGGTGGTTCTTCCTCGCACAGAAAAGAAAACACTTGCTACTGCTGCTGACTTGTACGTAATGGAGATGCTTGCAGCTTTGAGGCTCTGAGCCTTCCTAGTCTCATGATTTAACACATTCACAAAACAGTTATTGAGAGGAAAGGAGTACATGGAATGGGGTATGGATACTTTCTCACTGAAGTATTCAAGCACTTTAAGATTCCTCTTGGTGTTGGAAAGGTGGGGACAGTTAAACAAACTATCTCTGAGCATACCTTGTTTGAATGTGAATGTATTGAAGGCAGAGGCTTACCAAAAATCAAGATGGCTCAACTTCTTGAGGACCTAGATCAGCTTAAACATGAGATTGAAGAACTCACTGTGCGGTTGAGTAGTAAAGAGGCTGAAATTGATGTACTCAAAGCAGAGCTGCTTACTGCACAGAGTGAGGGACCTGGTTCTTCAGTTGTACAAGCTCTGGAGAAAGAGAACAATGAGTTGAAGGCGAAGATAACTGCCCTGCAAGAAAAGGCCATCAAGGATAATGATGCTGCCAATGCACGACTCACTCTTGTTATCCAGTCCCTATCTCAATCTCCCCCCTCTTCCTAAATTGTCAATCAATCCTTCCCTGTGTCATTTTTTTGTGTGGCTGATCATCGTGTTGATGGATTTTTAGTTTgtctttaatgtatttatgttataatggcATGTTGGTTACTTTATTCCTTTGCTGTTCTTTCTATGTTCTTTTGCGATTGCTCTTCCTCTACTGTTTGATTTCTTATTCGCTCTGATCTTGCTCAGTATTTATGTTGACTCAATGGTTTACTGCATATcctttttatgatgccaaaagggggaagtaaaCTGTTAGTATCTAAATAAGGGGGAAGTAATCTGTTAGTACCTAAATAAGGGGGAATATACAGTAAGGGGGAATACACTGTCAGGGGGAACAATTTTGGTGAAGATCTCAGATCATatcattgtttgtcatcatcaaaaagggggaaaatgttatttgtagttttgatgatttgacaaacttagggacctcataaaggtaccgggttttctacttgagtattgcaggtgtCTTGTTTGaagtattgcagatgaaacaaactcagggacctagtagaggtaccaggctctcatgatgaTGAGCCAGccgactgccagctggagacggtacagaaagtaggtgcacacttcccgatggcgtcagaaaagtgtgacctttccggccaatggcaaagaagtttaggaaagtgacttgcccatataaaaggcactttcctaaacatttgtgattagtttttgcaacttgataaaaaacttttcaagaactctcgCAAAGGCTACacaaagcaaaggcagaattattccaaggacaacaacaacatctggagcttttcgtctagttgtttaggaatttattctcttgttcttaaattgtaaacCACTCCTAACTCTATAAAGGAATTGGCGTGTTGTGTTAGAAGTCTAGGTTGTgcaggtgggatagcttagagggtagattgtttttctacttaggcttgttgaccaatagaggactattgcttaacggtaagattgataactctttcttacgtttggtgtaatcgtgtttcgcttttgcttttgaagattagtgaaaacgattgaaaaacctgtgagacaggtcgtgatTTTACTctcttaagcaaggaggtttccacgtaaaatcattgtgttgattttactgcatttaactttctggtatTTTTTCTGAAGTgaagtaagggacctggtccattacttaTTAAGTGAAGGCATACATTCTATCAAAGGCTGCTATTGTAAACCCAGTCTACCATGAAAGGACAAAATAGTATTTTCACCGTGAAGAGAAAGGGAAAGTGAAGCTTCTTAGAAGATTCGGACACGTTGTACTTCAGCCAAACTCCGGTGAACTATTTATGGATGTCTCGTTGTCTACCGATATAAGCAAGAGAACAACTACAGAAGTAACGGGGAGCAACTACCAATCAAGTGAGCTTTGACTCAATTCTTGATTCTGGTTTGTTGTTCTTTCtgtatatttgaaataatgaaatagCTACGCCTTAATTGACTTCTTTCGCTACCAACGATGGATTTGAAAAACATATAGAAATAATGaagttctttttctttgtccctaatccctaattacttgttcatttttgaATGGGCACATCTATTAAGAAATTCATTATTAATATAGTGAGTTTACCattttaactatattaattaagAAGGGGATGAATTAAAATGTTAAGATTGTCGATAAATtgtactttttttcaaaataattaattcaggGTGTGACaggtaaaattattttgttatttcttgatttgttacAATGGACAagtatataaatacaaatataaaaagaaaagtgaaCAAGTCATTAAGGACATAGAGAGTGTTAATAGTCTTTTCTAggggaattaaaaaaaaatactccctctgttccattttatatttcatcaagAAAAGTGAACAAGTAATTAAGGACAGAGAGAGTGTTAATAGTCTTTTCTAGGGgaattaaaacaaaatactCCCTCAGTTCCATTTTATAATCCATCCTTTTCTATATATAGTTACTTCATAATActtttcatttcataaaatcaatgcATAAATTAGCATATAGTCCTTTTTTATCCTTGTGTGTTATTAGCATTGAAAACATACATTTGACCAATTTAGAAAAGTTAGGTAAATGATTCATGTTTGTTGgttaaattaattcatattcattgattGAAAACGttagttctaaaaaaaattaataagggTATAAATGTAaagttacatcattttttaatgCAAGTGCgaagtaaaaatattattaacaataataaaatagtctTTTCCATGAAGGTATACTCGACTCTTATCTATTTTTACGTGTTTAGTGAATATTGCGATACATTTCtcgagaaaaaataaattaatgataatttTTCCTAGAGACAGTGAATCAACAAATTACTTTCTCAGTCCAATAATACGGGTGCACTACTCCTCTATTTCTAATCACTCGTTCACTTTTTTTAGTTGTCCTTGattactaatttattttgacaaatcaagagaGGACAATTTCTTTTTACCTATTCTATCCtcatttgattattttgaaaaatatagaacttcTTGAAACTCttaagtttttaattcattcgcttcataattaataaggatGAGTGATATACTCACTATGTCAATCATTGTTTTCTTAAGGGAAAATGCACCAGTatcccctagactatgaccaaaATCTCATAGATATTCCTTAACTATAATATTGAGGTGATCAGATCGTGTGTCGCATTTAAGTTTCATTCTACATTATTAGAAGTGTAATTCACCAATAACGTCGCTTCTAGCATATtcaattgagaagaaaaaactgataatatttttaatatcaaataacatgaaaaataaaagaaaaattgtgaaattaaaTGTTTCAATTACCAAAACAGTTCAAAATAGTAGTTTtgacatttcaaaaaataataattatgaagagaTGACTTGATTTTTGTGAGATGTGTTGATTTTctaataaattcaaatagaaGGATGAAAATTGTTCATTTGTAAATACTTGAGAGATGTTTTCTgttaagaataataatttaaggATGTAATTTAAATGTGGAATAAATTTAAGGACAATTTTGGCTAAAAACTCACATAATTCCTATATAAAAAAACTTAGATGGAATTTGAAGATTTTTTGTGACGCTTCTTTCACTTCTGGTAAAAACCTAAACAaatcaaagaattttttttagttgtatAGCAAAATGCCGATTGTTCATAAAGCATCCTCAATTGAACCAGTGCTGCAATCGGCGCCGTGGGCTGAGCTTCCGGTGGAAATCACAATGGACATTCTGTAGCGTCTGGGAACGATAGAGATAGTGAAGAGTGCGCAGAGGGTTTGTAGTACTTGGTGGAAGGTTTGCCATGATCCCGCTATGTGGCGTGTTATTGACTTGAAATATGACCCTCCCTGTGTCAAGCATTGTGTGCTGAAGAAAATATGTCGGATTGCGGTGGATCGTAGCCAGGGCCAGTTACTCAAAATTAGCATCCACAAGTTTGATAACAAAGACTTGCTCTATTACATTGCTGAGAGGTAATTTTCTTTCATgtttaaatcaaatattttccttGTAATTACTCAATTACATAGGAGTTCTCAAAATGTCTCCGTCTTCTCAAATGTAATAGCGTTGCTGGAAGTTTGTCGGCAGCCGCTAAGAACTTGCCGTTGTTTGAGGAGTTGCGCATCCACTTGACCTTAATTACTGAAGAAGATATAGAAAGTGTTGGTCGTTATTGCCCTCTACTTAAGTCATTTACATTGAATGCCCGTGTACGTTTTAACTTTGGATATTCACGACTTCCAGATGATGGTCAAGCCTTAGCTATTGCTACAAGTATGCCTGAATTACGGTGCCTTGCACtaattttgaatcccttgaCAAGTGTAGGACTTGAAGCTATTCTTGATGGCTGTCTACACCTTGTATCACTTGACTTGTGCCGCTATAATAATATTGATCTTGTAGGGGATATAGGAAGAAGATGCAGAGAACAGATTGCAAATCTAAAGTATCCTCATGATTATGAATTTGATTCTGAAGTTTCACATTACTTATCCTCTTATGATAACTACAAATCTAGGATGATGTATAGTTGTCTTGATTCTGATACATTCACCGGCTACAGGAACTATCATGAGtccagtgatgatgatgattacttTGATATTCCGTATTAACATTACTTTGATGTCATGGCCAAACCATTGCTGACTTGACTCCAGAGCTCAACATTCATTTCCAAGATATTTTTAATCAGGTACGAACGCTTTTAATAATATTGCCCCAATCTGTCATTATTTGCAATTatgtagaaaaataaaaaaaagttcagtATACATAAATGTGTGTTACATCCTCCATTCATCTCTAAAGAGCTTCTCCAATTTTTTGGGTCATACTGAGGTTTTATATGCTCTTTTTGGTGGTTAACAGTCTCTTTACATTTTATGAGACTTTAGATCTTTTTGATTTGAAGTAAACGTTTGTTCAATTTAGCAACATTTTGATATTCAAAGTTAAAGGACTTAACTAAATTGATATTTTGTGTGACAGATTTTTCTGAATTAGGAAGACTTTAACATTTTTCCAGTGATTCTTTTACAGTAACATTGGTTAATATAATCAGCAAAGACTAAAAATATAACTACCAGATCTATTAAAAAGCAAAAGTAATCATCAGACATGTTATTCATCTAGTGTATCTCCCGTGGCTAAGAGAATAACTTAAAGGATACTTCACATCTTTAATCTGTCGAGAAAGTCTGTTGCTCAAGACTTGGTCGAGCCCTAACATGTTCGCAGGTCAAGAAGAGGACGAGCATCAAGAAAATTTGTTGATAGGTCACTGAAAAGTTGTAAGTGCGTGTGAtgctctctctttctctcttccGCACTAAATTAAACAAATTCCTTGGCAATCTCAAACGACATAAAAGCGTCAATAGCAGCATATTCAATTTGTCAATTCCTCTGCATCCCATTTACACAGTATAACATTCAATGGCTTCTCCATTACTTTCCCAAGCACCTCTATAGTAACACCAACACCGTCCTACACAAAGCTGGAGAAGAGTAACAGGGTGATTTTCCTCTGCCTTGAAACAGGGCAGCCACTCGATATCAAGCCGAACTAGAAGTTTATGGAGTCCCCGGCGATGGAGATGCACAGTTTCCAGAATCTAATCATTAAGAGTCATGAGGATACTTCACATCTAATGGCGGATTTACGATTTTTGTTGAGGGGTTCGAATTATAAAGACGTAAACACGTAAAAATtacaagataaaaaatatagagagacGAGAGgaaactattaattttaatatgctAAATTCAACTTATATTGTCATGTTGTGTTTAGGTTCTTTCTACTTTTACCATGCTCTATCGAgctttgttaaaaaaaaattagtgtctTCTTTTAATTTGTAGTATTCTacttttttgaacttttttttttgaattttgatttagtTCCCGTTCAATCATATGTTACTTTAAAAATCATCAAGACTCTTTAGAAAACTGAAAAGATCGAGTGATTGATATAGTGCATATTCAGAAATATCCTCATGACTCTTAATGATTAATCTAAATTTATGTtatcttatataatataatctAAATTTACTTCACATCTTTTATAGTGCATATTCAGTACTTCTAAAATTTTCCCTTCAATTAAtctaaatttatgttatttcatataatatattctaattcagttttaaattttataacaaatCATCGTTTTCTTATAGAGTTTCTTTGAGTTGTACATGAGAATAtagatatgtaaaaataaaacgagtaatataaataagaagaataaaaggcgaaaatataaaaaaaaatgtggctaataaatttaaataaagacattgaaaaaaagaaataatataaaaggtaaaataataaaaaaacaacataatacattttttattggGTATTCTAAGTCTAAAACTTGAGCCttttaaaagcaaaaataaaaagtttgaaaaaaattgtactaGTGAGAATCAAACTTGATACCTTAGATGATTCTGCAACACGTttggaacaaaataaaaatatcttcatTTTGAAATTTAGGTTAAAAATGAACATCCTAACCAATGAACAAGACTCAAGTTTAATTAGTAAAacgaattatttttatatttacacGCTTAAAGCTAAAACTTTATCTTATGTGTATGGTGTAATTTTTCGATGAAAGAGTTTGAATAAACGTCCTGAGCTGCACGTAGGTCCGCCCTATTCACATTGTTAATCTATCAAGAAAGTTTATTGCTCAAGACTTGGTCAAACCTAAAATGTTCTTCGCACATTTGCCTGTCAGTTGTCATATTGTTCCCAATGAGGTGATGCAAAGGCACACAATCATCTACAGCAATATAACCATGCAATATATTCAATCTATAAACCATTGATTATCATATGCTTTAAGAATATACATTTATCAGAAGTAGTTTCGTCCTCTCGTGAAACTCAAACTCAAATTGTTAGTGCATCGAAATATCGGATTCGATTCCATAATTATGTCGAAATGGAGAAATTCAATCCTATTTttatgtcagaacgtgacaatCTACTCCATCAACACACCACAATAACAACACAATCACAATACAAGTATACTCTCAAGTCATACAATCAAAGAGTGATTCATGACATATAATTATTCATCTATCTAATTGACAACAAGTGTGTATCAAAATTGCAACATTCACACATTCCTACATTCATTACAATGAAGCATAAACAAGaatacatcacacaatcatagaatcacaatcatcacctacctcgaaacaagcttgaaatcctaagaaacttgattcttTCCTTTCCGGATTCGTTCTGCTTGTTTttggtctacaaacaatcaatataatacgagaatcaataaaaaaaatcactaattaTCCGGATTACTAAGAATACTATGGACCCTAGATCAAATCAATGATCTCAATTATCCAATTAAGGTTGTTTCCAGAATAGAATCTATAACAAAATCTTTCCCCACCAATATCAATCCATTCCATTACGTTCTATGGATCGAAAATGAATTCGGAGAGTTAAAAACTTATCTCtagcctcaagaatggtgaaaaactAGTAGAAGTTGTTTGGGTACGTTCCTTagctttaaaaattaaaaagtgttGAATAAGGTCGGTTAGGAATTTATTATCGACATTAAGTCATGTCTGGTCCGCTACAACGACCACCATCCCACCACAGCGGCATAGCCAAAATGGCAAAAACACCCGCCAAGGTGTCATTCTTGAACCAATGAGCTATTTCAACGGTTCCGAAATCACCATTTCACTACACACCCCTAACCCCTGACGCTCAGAAAATATCCTTTACGGTAAGATCAATTGCGTAAGTTCTACTCGgtcaaattcaattttgtaaagtcGTGCAGGTTCTTTAACGAGTTATCTAACTACTCCTGCAaccaaaatcataaataaatcacCCGATTGCTACCAGATTTTCCTACACTTTAATGACTTCAATTTTGTCCAAATCTAAATTAGTGAGAAATTTTAAGTTACTACCAAAAAATTTCCAACCCATAAATTCTTCCCTATCAATTTTCTATAACAACGAAACCCGATCGTTATAATTTACTTGCTTTCTAttacttataataaaatatctgTCTCAAAGAGATATTGGAGAGTGTACAGAGGGTATGTAGTACGTGGTGGAATAGTGTGTCCTATGACATGCGTGGTGTGTtgaataaaatacaataattacatGTTGTGCTCaaggaaaatacaaaaaaatataacaagtcATGTCATTGTTACTAAAATATactctctttctctttgtttctaattactttttttatttttgaattaaaataactataagaaaataattattgatatagtaaatttatcattttatctctattaattatgaagttgatacattaagaatttaaaattttcaaaattgttatcttttttcaaaataattaattgagaaTGTAATATGTAAAActgaaaaaatgatatttttttaattttcaaaatagacaagtaattaGAGATAACTAAAAAAGAGAAATGAACAATTAATTAGAGACAGAGAGTAATACATTATctctaataataattaatgaataGTATAAACATTATTAATAAGGGACGATGAAAATGAATCTGATTTAATAAACCTTTATTTGATTTACTAGATATTTTGAGACGGTGAGTTTTGTCATTTTGACAGGGAAATGAAAGATAATTTGAGAAAACCAAAATATTACTCTCCCGTCcataattatttgttcattttttaattgatatgcctattaagaaaacaaaaattgataGTAAGCTATTCCCTCCTTCCATAAATGTgtgtcatgttgcgcttatcgaaagtcaatttgactaattttcaaaagtaaattagatcacattaattcgatattctaaacaaaaaactagatattctaaaactatatgaaaagtactataaattacattttttgtacattaatatgataaaaaatgcatcttaaaatgttagtcaaagtttttatagtttgactctaaaaataaaaatcatgacaagCAACACCGAACAAAGGGAGTAATATTTTAGCCATATTAAGTATGAAGTAGGTGaataaatacttaaaatttttaaaaagttctaTCATTTTCAAAACAATTCATTGAGGGtataataagtaatttttattctttcttgatttatcaGAATGGATAACTAATCATGGACAACtaaagaaaatatgaacaagTGATTATGgacaactaaaaaagaaaatataatcaaGTAATTAGcaacaactaaaaaacaaatgTGGTAATTATGAACAAAGAGTATATGAAAGATTCAAATTGATGTTCAAAAGGGGAGTGATTAAGCAACTGGGACAATTTTAGAATAAATTTGTGATAATatattatgtgattttataaaCTTTGTTTATTTGGTACGATTGTACAAATCATTGAgacaattttgataattttattgtagAAATATCACATCTAGGATATGAGAAATCAAGGATTGTATTTATCAATTGATAGTATTGACGTATTGATCAATTGATAGTATTGATGAATAATAATGTTAAGTACATACTCTTTATATAGGAGAGAATTGTAAAGTGTTAAGTTAATTATACTTAGAGTCCTACTATAAtacacattattattataatactaatattacaattataaataatataaatactaaTTGTACTATAATTGTAATAGTAATTCTAGTCGTAATATAATCCTAATCATACTATAATTTTAGACGAAATATAATCCTAATTAACATAGGTAGTCTAATCGTAGTGTGACTCCAATTCTTCAGTAGTGATGTAAACTCGTCAGTCAGCTTCCTTGGACCTGTTCTAACCCTCAGCGTCCTTCTTTATCAACACTTGCCGCAAACACATCAATCAGTTGCGTTGAACCTGTTCCAATCGAcaacttccttcttcttcaacatttaTATCTTATAAGGTTCTCATgttaatgaaaaaaaacaatataaaaattctaaattgcATATCCAAAGAAACCTTTAACATTAtctcataatttcatatcatgatttttatCACATGGTCAAACACGTCGAGCCCTAAAGATAAAAGATCATGGTCCAATAGCAAAAACACTAGTATCCTATcctgtttaaaaaataatgactttcttttttctttttagtctgtttaaaaaaagaattgattttttacaatattttaattttagcttTGCACGTGACATGTTTGAGACATTTCTTTCAATCACATTTATctcttattaattatattattaattaatcattataATTTCGAATCggttatatttttcataaaattctcATAATTTTTGTGGCTTCTTATTTACAAAAACTCATTTACaagtttattctttttattttacagtttttcttttgagttgtAGAAGTTTGGATTTTCTTTATGACAAGAATGGAGGAAAATGATGTGTTAATTTTTCCAAGGAAGCCATGATTTAAAGGTGTATTTgtaacttctttttcttgtta contains these protein-coding regions:
- the LOC101244687 gene encoding putative F-box/LRR-repeat protein 23; its protein translation is MWRVIDLKYDPPCVKHCVLKKICRIAVDRSQGQLLKISIHKFDNKDLLYYIAESVAGSLSAAAKNLPLFEELRIHLTLITEEDIESVGRYCPLLKSFTLNARVRFNFGYSRLPDDGQALAIATSMPELRCLALILNPLTSVGLEAILDGCLHLVSLDLCRYNNIDLVGDIGRRCREQIANLKYPHDYEFDSEVSHYLSSYDNYKSRMMYSCLDSDTFTGYRNYHESSDDDDYFDIPY